Proteins encoded by one window of Lathyrus oleraceus cultivar Zhongwan6 chromosome 1, CAAS_Psat_ZW6_1.0, whole genome shotgun sequence:
- the LOC127115460 gene encoding uncharacterized protein LOC127115460: MEPERSKPLHNFSLPPMKWGTQRLLRCVNPPDPSPLNRNSPQSDPNRKNHETVVRERIMGDLTVAATKLQVSIFEENADAHASLVVGASNASAIRPWNLRTRRAACKAPPSPSPIPPPPPRDEGRRFFDVGSSSPSPVMMMKKKKTVMVNEKVKFSVSLSKEEVEQDFWALAGTRPPRRPKKRPRIVQRQLNTLLPGMWLSEVTAESYKVSEVPE, encoded by the exons ATGGAACCTGAAAGATCAAAACCACTCCACAACTTTTCATTACCACCCATGAAATGGGGAACACAACGTCTACTAAGATGTGTCAACCCCCCCGACCCTTCACCTCTCAATCGCAATTCACCCCAATCCGACCCTAATCGCAAAAACCACGAAACCGTCGTTCGCGAAAGAATCATGGGTGATCTAACTGTCGCTGCAACAAAACttcaagtttctatttttgaaGAAAATGCTGATGCTCATGCTTCTCTTGTTGTTGGTGCTTCCAATGCTTCTGCAATCAGGCCTTGGAATTTGAGAACAAGAAGAGCTGCGTGTAAAGCACCGCCTTCTCCTTCGCCGATACCGCCACCGCCACCTAGGGATGAAGGAAGAAGGTTTTTTGATGTTGGGTCTTCTTCACCTTCGCCTGTcatgatgatgaagaagaagaaaacgGTTATGGTGAATGAAAAAGTTAAATTCTCTGTTTCTCTTTCTAAGGAAGAGGTTGAACAAGATTTTTGGGCTTTGGCTGGGACTAGACCACCCAGAAGGCCCAAGAAGAGGCCCAGAATTGTTCAGAGACAATTGAAT ACGCTTCTTCCCGGGATGTGGCTATCAGAGGTGACTGCAGAGTCATACAAAGTTTCTGAAGTTCCCGAATGA